The Bacteroidota bacterium genome includes the window AAATAAATAATTAAACAATGCGGTTCTTACACCACCCATGTGCAAACCACCCGTTGGGCTTGGTGCAAAACGCAATCGTACTCTACGGTTTTCCATCTCAAATATAAATTGAGGCGCAAAGATAAAAAGTGAAACCACACAGCCGTTGACTTAACCAATAATAATTTGACACAACAGCTAATTGCTAAACTTAGTACATTTGCCATGTATGAAAACAACCATACAATTCACCTTACTAATACTAATACGTATATGCAACTACTTTCGCCCACAGCATGGACCGATTACGAACTGATTGATTCGGGAGATTTCGAAAAATTGGAAAGGTTTGGAAAGTACTTGACAATTCGTCCTGAACCACAGGCAGTATGGGATAAGCAACTCCCACGCAGCGAATGGGATAAAATGGCCCATGTGCGTTTTGTTTCTAAATCGAGCTCTTCTGGCGAATGGAAAAAGCTTAAAGAAATGCCTGATCAATGGAAAATAAATTATGCTTTTGCAGGAAATAATCAATGGGCAAAAAACGAATCCCCAGCACTAACCTTCCGACTCGGACTCACCTCCTTTAAACATGTGGGGGTTTTCCCTGAACAAGCTGTTAATTGGGAATATATTTATAACTCCATTACCTCAATAAAAGCAAATAACCCACGCTTTTTAAATTTATTTGCCTACACAGGAGGAGCTTCTTTAGCAGCAAAAGCAGCGGGTGCGGATGTTACCCATGTTGATTCAATTAAGCAGGTTGTTTCATGGGCAAAAGAAAATATGGACCATTCAAACCTAAGCAATATACGATGGGTAGTAGAAGATGCGCTTAAGTTTGTAAAAAGGGAAGAAAAAAGAGGAAACAAATACAACGGAATAATATTAGACCCTCCCGCATTTGGTCACGGCCCTAGCGGCGAAAAATGGAAGCTGGAAGACAATATTAATGAAATGATAAAAGGGGTGGTGAATTTGTTGGATGCCGATGAGCACTTTCTTATTTTAAACGCCTATTCGCTGGGTTTCTCTAGCATCATCATTGAGAACTTACTGCGTGAGAAAGGTGGCAAAAAACTTGAAACAGGAGAATTGTTTTTACAATCAAAAGTAAACAACAAGTTGCCCTTGGGGGTATTTGGAAGGTTTAAAAATTTTTAAACCCAACCCCTCTCCTTTTAACATTTCTTTTAATCCCAACAAGAACGCAAACTCTTTCTTTAGCTATATTTGCAGTATTCGTGTTAATTACACCGATCTCCGATGAATAACTATCAGGTCTTGATTGATAAACTCGATGAGTTTATTCGAAAATATTATAAAAATAAGCTCATCAAAGGCAGTATTTACTTTACCGGCCTTTTTCTGCTGTTTTACTTACTTGTTGCTGTTTTCGAATACTATGGAAACTTTGGAACAGCCGTTCGTACTGCATTGTTTTACTTTTTGGTGCTGAGTGCGTTTGGTATCTTGCTTCGTTGGATTTTAATACCCTTGTTTAAATTATACAAACTTGGCAATACCATTACCCACGAACAAGCCTCTGAAATTATCGGAAAACACTTTTCTGGTGTAAAAGACAAGCTTCTAAACACCTTGCAATTGCAGGCGCTTCAACAAAATCAGGAAACCGGCATTTCACTGTCTTTGCTGGAAGCCGGAATTAACCAAAAAATTCAAGAACTAAAGCCAATTCCTTTTACTTCAGCAATCGATTTTAGTCAAAACAAAAAGTACCTCAAGTTTGCCCTAGTACCAATTTTTATATTGCTAATTCTTTTGGTTTTTTCACCGGGAATCATCACCGAAGCAACCAATAGGCTGGTTAAGCACAATGTTTATTTCGAAAAGAAAGCCCCCTTTCAAATTGAAATACAAAACAAAAACCTATCAGCTGTTCAACAAAAGGATTTTGAATTGCAAGTTAAAGTGAGTGGAAGCGAAATTCCATCTGCTATTTTTATTGAAATTGATAAAATAGACTATCCATTAAAAAAGGAAAACACGGTAGATTTTACCTACCTATTTAAAAACCTCCAAAGCACCATAAAATTTAAATTACACGCAGATGGCTTTTATTCTAAGGACTACGAACTGCGGGTGCTTCCCAATCCTGTTTTGCTTAATTTTGATATTACCATAAACTACCCAGCCTACCTTCATAAAAACAACGAAGTTTTGCACAATACCGGCGATTTGGTGATTCCTTCAGGTACTAAAGTTAGCTGGGCTTTCACAACACAAAACACCAAACAACTAATTCTCGGGTTTGGCGATACAGCCTTGCAAATTAGTCAATCTTCCGAAAATACCTTTACCTACTCTAACCGCTATTTTAGAAATAAAACCTATGCTGTGATTACAGCTAATCAGTATCTTAGAAGTCGCGACAGTATTGTATATTCAATAAATGTAATACCTGACCAATATCCTGCCATTCAGGTTGAAGAACGTCCCGACTCGTTATCGTCAAAACTGATTGCTTTTCGTGGTGAAATAAAAGACGACTACGGATTTAGCAAACTCAACTTTATTTACAAGCTTATTAATGCAGGCGATAGCGAGCTGCTTGCGTTTGTTCAAAACAATGAAAAAATTGTGGAACTACCGGTGAACAAAGCCAGTACACTAGACAACTTTTTTCACTATTGGGATTTGTCGAGCCTTGGAATATTACCCGGTGAACAAGTTGAATATTATTTTGAAGTGTGGGACAACGACGGTGTAAGTGGAGCAAAATCGGCGCGTACACAAAAAATGATATTTAAGGCGCCCACCCTTCAACAACTAAGCGAGGCAACTGAGAAAAACAATTCTAAAATAAAGGAAGATCTTCAGGAAAGCCTTAAAAAGGCCAAGGAGTTGCAAAAGGACATGAACGATATCAGCAAAAAGCTGAT containing:
- a CDS encoding class I SAM-dependent methyltransferase, yielding MYENNHTIHLTNTNTYMQLLSPTAWTDYELIDSGDFEKLERFGKYLTIRPEPQAVWDKQLPRSEWDKMAHVRFVSKSSSSGEWKKLKEMPDQWKINYAFAGNNQWAKNESPALTFRLGLTSFKHVGVFPEQAVNWEYIYNSITSIKANNPRFLNLFAYTGGASLAAKAAGADVTHVDSIKQVVSWAKENMDHSNLSNIRWVVEDALKFVKREEKRGNKYNGIILDPPAFGHGPSGEKWKLEDNINEMIKGVVNLLDADEHFLILNAYSLGFSSIIIENLLREKGGKKLETGELFLQSKVNNKLPLGVFGRFKNF